One Vespula pensylvanica isolate Volc-1 chromosome 1, ASM1446617v1, whole genome shotgun sequence genomic region harbors:
- the LOC122634006 gene encoding protein 5NUC-like, whose translation MSVLLLRTFSIIFMLFVIANVVVHGNPFPAHNKNEEFTLHIVHTNDMHARFEETSRLSAPICSKQDAAAGKCYGGFARIATLVREARNSSIPTLFLNAGDTYQGSVWYNIYKWKIVANFLNILAPDAISLGNHEFDDGVNGLIPFIEEAKFPILAANLDLSKQPNLKATKLANSTVLVINGTKIGVIGYLTPETTIIAITENVIINDEIPAIREEAKKLKKQGVDILIALGHSGFNIDKKIAKEVEDIDIVIGGHTNTFLYRGEQPDAEHPEGFYPTEIVQDNGRKVYVVQAYAYTKYLGNFSVTFDSNGEVTHIEGNPILVDHSIKQAPDVLEELDRFRPAIDNISTTEVGKTRVLLNGDSKICRREECNLGNLITDAIIDYNTQEYFAKGKWTDAAIAVQNSGSIRASITRALNDKITMGDVLGVLPFGNIIFKTSMTGKQMLSMLEWSVYNLNYNSSDNLFGAFLQFSGLQVLYDISRPPNSRVVSVQVRCAACNIPSYSDLDKNATYEVLINDFMYNGGDGYKMLKDLKYTSMGVTTADVVIQYLKKFSPVYTGVDWRINYVHEKLYSNMLNNESTSSASVRGYSVVLIILLTMITGLLT comes from the exons atgtcCGTATTACTATTACGTACGTTCTCAATTATTTTCATGCTATTTGTGATAGCGAACGTTGTCGTTCATGGAAATCCTTTTCCTGCGCataacaaaaatgaagaatttaCTTTGCATATTGTCCACACCAATGATATGCACGCAAG atTCGAAGAAACATCGAGATTGTCGGCACCAATTTGTTCTAAACAGGATGCCGCGGCGGGTAAGTGTTACGGTGGTTTCGCCAGAATAGCGACCTTGGTTCGTGAGGCTAGAAATTCGTCCATACCAACGTTGTTCTTGAACGCTGGCGATACTTATCAAGGTTCCGTATGGTATAATATCTACAAGTGGAAAATTGTTGCAAACTTTCTCAACATTCTCGCGCCAGATGCTATA AGTCTTGGAAACCATGAGTTCGATGACGGTGTAAATGGTTTGATACCTTTCATTGAGGAAGCAAAGTTTCCGATTCTCGCGGCGAATCTTGACCTTTCAAAACAGCCAAACTTAAAAGCCACGAAGTTAGCGAACAGTACGGTCTTAGTGATAAATGGTACAAAGATCGGTGTGATCGGTTATCTCACGCCAGAGACGACGATCATAGCGATCACCGAAAATGTGATCATTAACGACGAGATACCTGCAATTCGTGAGGAagcaaagaaattaaagaaacagGGTGTAGATATTCTCATTGCTTTGGGTCATTCTGGATtcaatattgataaaaaaatcgcCAAAGAAGTCGAGGACATCGACATTGTCATCGGTGGACATACCAATACCTTTCTGTATCGTGGCGAACAACCTGACGCTGAACATCCCGAAGGTTTTTATCCTACTGAAATCGTACAGGACAACGGTAGAAAAGTTTATGTTGTTCAAGCATATGCTTACACTAAATACCTTGGTAACTTTAGTGTAACTTTCGACTCAAACGGCGAAGTTACTCACATCGAGGGCAATCCGATTCTCGTCGATCATAGTATCAAACAG GCACCGGACGTTCTCGAAGAACTGGATCGATTCAGACCTGCGATCGATAATATAAGCACTACGGAAGTTGGAAAAACTCGTGTATTACTCAATGGTGATAGTAAAATCTGTAGGCGAGAAGAATGCAATTTAGGAAATCTCATTACCGATGCTATCATCGATTAC AATACCCAGGAATATTTTGCCAAAGGAAAATGGACCGATGCTGCTATTGCCGTTCAAAATTCTGGAAGTATAAGAGCGTCTATCACTAGAGCTTTGAACGATAAG atcacAATGGGTGACGTACTTGGGGTTCTACCTTTTGGCAACATCATCTTCAAGACATCTATGACAGGAAAACAAATGCTCTCAATGTTGGAATGGAGCGTGTATAATCTTAATTACAATTCTTCGGATAATTTATTCGGTGCATTCCTTCAATTTTCTGGTCTTCAAGTCTTATATGACATTTCTCGTCCGCCGAATTCGAGAGTAGTTTCCGTCCAAGTACGATGCGCCGCTTGTAATATTCCAAGTTACAGTGATCTCGATAAAAATGCAACTTACGAAGTTCtgataaatgattttatgtATAACGGAGGAGACGGTTACAAGATGTTGAAAGATCTTAAATATACTTCAATGG GTGTTACTACAGCGGACGTGGTTAttcaatatttgaaaaaattcagTCCTGTATATACTGGTGTCGATTGGAGAATTAATTACGTGcacgaaaaattatattctaatatgTTAAATAACGAAAGTACATCATCTGCTTCAGTTAGAGGATATTCGGTAGTACTTATAATTTTGCTGACAATGATTACTGGATTGTTAACGTGA
- the LOC122634019 gene encoding apyrase-like encodes MYTLLLIAVLSQTCLGFTGRGLVYPGQTDFFELSIIHLNDFHARFQQTNPTSGTCHVGQEKDCVGGISRVYTAVNRLKKERPNAIFLNAGDHYQGTLWYNVHRWNVTATFMNMLPHDAMTIGNHEFDNKIAGLVPFLKAVKAPVVVTNIDDREEPTIQGLYQNSTIIERGGRKIGVIGVIISTTNTISDTEKLRFLDEVDSVNEEAEKLKAQGVDIIIALSHCGLNIDRVMAANCPLLDVIVGGHSHTFLYSGPPPFIDTPEDDYPVIVTQENTNRTVLIVQAAAFTKYLGNLTVWFDDQGEVVDWEGNPILLDYSIEQDPDILKALIPWQKDVDALAWKHVGKTKVFLDNKCKGKQCNLGNFITDAMIDSFVDLAENETYWTYAAISCTNTGGIRASIEDFAVNITYGDLLMVQPFENTWDTVEITGSSIKYLLEKERIMVWSGLKVIYNMTKDAPNRLVDVKVRCRACEVPRYEDLLDDEWYRIVVPSFVYGGGDDIQVFKNYGRNHKVGSLDIDLFVEYVQKMSPIIAGTDNRVNFLHS; translated from the exons ATGTACACTTTGTTGTTGATAGCTGTATTGTCTCAAACATGTTTGGGTTTTACCGGTCGAGGACTCGTCTATCCTGGACAGACTGATTTCTTCGAGTTATCTATTATACATTTGAACGATTTCCATGCGAG atTTCAACAGACCAATCCAACTTCTGGTACCTGTCATGTGggacaagaaaaagattgtGTTGGTGGAATCTCTAGAGTATATACTGCTGTCAATCGATTGAAGAAAGAACGGCCAAATGCTATTTTTCTGAATGCTGGTGACCATTACCAAGGTACTTTATGGTACAATGTTCATCGATGGAATGTGACGGCTACGTTTATGAATATGTTGCCACACGATGCTATG ACGATTGGGAATCATGagttcgataataaaatcgcTGGTCTCGTACCTTTTTTAAAGGCTGTCAAAGCACCGGTTGTGGTGACCAACATCGACGACAGAGAAGAGCCTACTATTCAA GGTCTTTACCAAAATAGTACGATCATCGAGAGAGGAGGCAGAAAGATCGGAGTAATTGGGGTCATTATATCTACTACGAAT ACTATATCAGACACCGAAAAATTGAGGTTTCTAGACGAAGTAGATTCCGTGAATGAAGAAGCTGAGAAGCTTAAAGCCCAAGGAGTGGACATCATTATTGCTTTGAGTCACTGTGGCTTGAACATAGACAGAGTGATGGCTGCTAATTGTCCTCTTCTTGACGTCATTGTTGGAGGACATTCGCATACTTTTTTGTACTCTG GGCCACCACCTTTCATCGATACGCCTGAGGATGATTATCCTGTAATAGTAACGCAAGAAAATACGAACAGAACGGTACTCATTGTACAAGCAGCTGCTTTTACCAa ATATCTCGGTAACTTGACTGTTTGGTTTGACGATCAAGGAGAGGTTGTCGATTGGGAAGGAAATCCAATTCTTTTGGATTATTCTATCGAGCAAG ATCCAGATATCTTGAAAGCTCTAATTCCTTGGCAAAAGGATGTCGATGCACTCGCATGGAAACACGTTGGCAAGACTAAAGTTTTTCTCGATAACAAATGTAAAGGAAAACAATGCAACTTGGGTAACTTTATAACAGATGCGATGATCGACTcg TTCGTAGATCTGGCCGAGAATGAAACTTATTGGACTTATGCAGCTATATCTTGCACCAATACAGGTGGAATCCGTGCCTCTATCGAAGATTTCGCCGTTAATATTACTTATGGTGATTTACTCATGGTTCAACCTTTTGAAAATACCTGGGACACTGTCGAGATAACTGGCAGCTCTatcaaatat TtgctagaaaaagaaagaattatggTTTGGTCCGGGCTCAAAGTCATTTATAATATGACGAAAGATGCACCTAATAGATTGGTCGACGTCAAAGTCAg ATGTCGTGCTTGCGAAGTACCGCGATATGAGGATCTTTTGGACGATGAATGGTACAGAATTGTAGTTCCATCTTTCGTATATGGTGGCGGAGATGATATTCAAGTATTTAAAAACTATGGAAGAAACCATAAGGTTGGTTCTTTGGATATAGATCTATTCGTAGAATACGTACAAAAGATGAGTCCGATTATCGCTGGAACGGATAATCGTGTTAACTTTTTACATtcataa